From a single Alloactinosynnema sp. L-07 genomic region:
- a CDS encoding peptidase inhibitor family I36 protein gives MLLLLWVVASLKQERFIFVALPEPSNLMLVLKGLALLVVVVAGFFIVTQPVRSAAWMNEYIFGAEPERDPPPSLSSTSLSSTTPPTTTDSNTDWQCSNGYLCVWNQPEGLGKGCRWDKDDPDWLSGSVTCSWIGDEPVKSVFNNSSDTIAFYRDANFQDPVRCVEPNEHYTLEEAMYALSQRSTDPTCPEMG, from the coding sequence GTGTTGCTGCTGCTCTGGGTGGTGGCCAGCCTCAAGCAGGAACGGTTTATCTTCGTCGCGCTCCCGGAGCCGTCGAACCTGATGCTCGTGCTGAAAGGGCTGGCACTGCTCGTCGTGGTGGTCGCGGGGTTCTTCATCGTGACCCAGCCCGTCCGGTCCGCCGCGTGGATGAACGAGTACATCTTCGGCGCGGAACCCGAACGCGACCCGCCCCCGTCCCTGTCCTCGACGTCCCTGTCCTCGACAACACCGCCAACAACGACAGACTCCAACACTGACTGGCAATGCTCCAATGGGTATCTGTGCGTCTGGAATCAGCCGGAAGGTCTCGGCAAGGGCTGCCGATGGGACAAGGACGACCCGGACTGGCTCAGCGGTTCCGTCACCTGCTCCTGGATCGGTGATGAGCCGGTCAAATCCGTGTTCAACAACAGCTCGGACACCATCGCCTTCTATCGCGACGCCAACTTCCAGGACCCGGTCCGGTGTGTCGAGCCGAATGAGCATTACACCCTCGAGGAGGCGATGTATGCCCTCTCGCAGAGATCGACCGACCCGACCTGCCCTGAAATGGGCTGA
- a CDS encoding thioesterase II family protein, with protein sequence MRRKWTSTVRPARTLATRRAVILPHAGAGPNALSGMWECLPADFEIVGVTLPGRERRFGESAKAVLGDPDTIVAEIVDELAAAAPRPTVVFGHSLGAAMAVAVVAAAPTLFDAMVLSSYPGEGTAAERAGRWDRAKLMRVIEVAGGTPAEVVRNPGWRDFLLELLRCDLTLGARMASIPFPTSLDLPVTVLDGAHDRLRYPTHRATWVTRLGAGVRTESLPGGHFYLLDEGARQAVAAEIAAVVEIGAAAA encoded by the coding sequence ATGCGACGGAAGTGGACCTCGACCGTGCGCCCCGCCCGCACCCTGGCGACCCGGCGGGCGGTGATCCTGCCGCACGCCGGGGCGGGGCCCAACGCACTGAGCGGGATGTGGGAATGCCTGCCAGCCGACTTCGAGATCGTCGGCGTGACCCTCCCCGGCCGCGAACGCCGCTTCGGCGAGAGCGCCAAGGCGGTGCTCGGCGATCCGGACACCATCGTCGCCGAGATCGTGGACGAACTGGCCGCCGCGGCACCCAGGCCCACAGTGGTGTTCGGCCACAGCCTGGGCGCAGCGATGGCGGTCGCGGTGGTAGCCGCGGCCCCGACCCTGTTCGACGCCATGGTGCTGAGTTCGTATCCGGGCGAAGGCACCGCGGCGGAACGGGCCGGGCGCTGGGACCGGGCGAAGCTGATGCGGGTCATCGAGGTCGCGGGCGGCACACCCGCTGAGGTGGTGCGGAATCCAGGGTGGCGGGACTTCTTGCTGGAACTGCTGCGCTGTGACCTGACCCTCGGCGCACGAATGGCGTCCATCCCGTTCCCGACATCACTGGACCTGCCGGTGACGGTCCTGGACGGCGCCCACGACCGACTGCGATACCCAACCCACCGAGCGACCTGGGTTACTCGGCTCGGGGCAGGCGTTCGGACGGAGTCGTTGCCAGGCGGACACTTCTACCTACTGGACGAGGGCGCACGACAGGCCGTGGCAGCGGAGATCGCCGCGGTGGTGGAGATAGGCGCGGCGGCGGCATAG